Genomic DNA from Magnolia sinica isolate HGM2019 chromosome 4, MsV1, whole genome shotgun sequence:
CATCGAATAACTCTTCAGTTATTGATGATCCTCCACCGTATATACTCGGATTTTCATTTTGTACCAGCACAGTGCAGATtcgagtgatccagaccattgatctgttaggAAATACCGTGGATGGACTACTCGCAAAAAATGAAATCCTTGATAAGAGAATCCTACCCTTTAAAAAGAAAGGGCCCAAGTTGGTGGATAGGGTCTTCTAATATGGGAGATTTCTGGGCATGGTCCCTCCAAGCCCGGTCGGATCAGACCCATGGTATTGACCATGGGCCGCACAGATCCCAATTAAAGATGCGAATGTCTTATGCGTGTACTCCAGTCGTACTTTTCATACTCGGGTCAACTCGTTCGGCCCTGATCCGAGTCATGACTCGGTCCAAGTCTAGGGTGAGATGGGCGAGTCATGCCGAGTTTTGTTTATTCTCAATACTCCAGCTGGATTTAGGGCTAtacacgagtcaagttagctcgaaaagctcgctcggcttggctcgatctagctcgacttgactcaactcgaacgaTAAATCAAGGCGAGCCAAGCTTTATATAACctagctcgttttgaaaacaagccaagttcaaacatagtggagtttaactcgactcaacttgaaattgGCTTGGCTCGAAGctcaagctcggctcgactcgaatatatatatatatatataatttaaaattttaaaaattttaaaaataaacccTATCGTACCCGTCCATTCCTCTCATAccatttcccttccttacctaacccgttgcgctctctctctctctctctctcaatatcaaCAACAAAGTACCATCTATGgttttatctaatattatatgtgtgtgtgtgtattattaattaaatatttgatttgggagttaggtcagttgagtcgagttactgggttaAGTCAGGTGCAGGTTGCGAATTGGGTCAAGTTGGGAgcaagcttgacttgactcgaggtAAGCTTGCCTCGACTCGATCCATTAGCTCGCCTCAAGCTCGAATCGaaagttttggcaaacaagcgaagcttcaatagtaagcttgaggccaagctcgaactcgagaagAGTACgaacaagccaagccaagcttggcccacctcgactcgactcggctcgatgtacaaccctaacgGGATCGGACAGGGAcgagtctgagtcaactcggacgaGTCGCATCGCTATGGTGAGTCGTCAATCCATTTATGAGTCGCGATTCGCAAACTTCGGAGGATGCAAGTGTAACTCGAGCGAATACTCTTTTCGGTACTCGCTCTCTCATGAGGCGCAACATCTCACGGGTGAGAAATGACGAACGATCAATATCCAAGCTACACATTTGGCTATATGATGCCTTGATCGTGTAGTATTCAGGGCACCACATAAAATGCACTGATCTCACACACTCATGCCATCTTGGCGCAATTGCCGCAAAGCCCTTCCTGTATCTCACAGGAGCAGGTGGACTGAGTAATTCTACTACTATTTTGGTGGCCCGACCCATCTTTCCTAAACGTGGGCCGAGGGCCTGGCCTAGGCTTGTGTATGGGCTAGGTCGGGCCTGGGCTGATGATAAATGGCCTAAGCAAATCAGGAATGGGCATTTGGAtgataagttactttagataagttaATTAtgacataagtaacttattttgattTATACTTAATCAGCAGATAACTATGTTAGTTAAACAATATATTTATCAttcaaaaagtagaaaagtatatttggtttcTATCATTACAAGTAATTATCCATTTGATCCCCTCACATATATTATTTATCATATGgtgccaacctttgatgtggatagtTCATTGTGTGcaccccacctttaatgtggaccgtccatcgtatagggcccacctttactgtgggtcattcatcattaaggccCAACCTTTAATATTCATAGTTCATTTGATAGGgaccacctttgatgttagtcatccatcatgtggggcccaccatcaatgttgttgtccatcatgtggtgcccatcttcaatatccactgcccatcatgtggagcccaactttaatgcggactgtccatcatgtgggctcacaTCCAATGTGGGTCATCGATCATGCGGGACCCGCCTTGGATATGGGTCACTCATCATTGGCCGACCTTTGATATGGATTTTCCATCaagaggggcccaccttgatgtggatcatcaatcatgtgaggcccaccattattaattgtccATCACGTGGAGCTCAAGTTTGATCTGGGCCTAACTTCAATGTGAGTTGCCCGTCATGTGGGGCTTACCTtgcatgtgggtcattcatcCTTAGGGGAAGACCCTTGATGTGGATCCTCCATTATGTAGGGCCACTAGATCATCTACCCATTCATTAGATGATTTTCCAACTTAAATGTACTTATAAGGAGTTTACAGCCACACGGAGCAAATTCTCTAAATAATTTTCTAAGTTATTGTgccactaataaaaataaaagaagccgataaaaaattaaaaataagttatttttttcttaaaaaattatttaagtTTAATGCCCAAACCAACTTAtttaagaaaagtaacttattgaCTTACGTTAAAAAAGCTACATATTTAGTAGTATCCAAACGGCAccgaagtgggccaccaaaacgTATGGAAGGTTTAAAGACGCTATTTGACAGTTCCCCATTCGCCGTAGTTCAAAACACTGATTCACCATAGTACACCTGGCAACACGTTTaacagatccacaccgtccaagttATGTTGTGAGCCAGCAGATCAACTCAAGTGGTCAACACCAAAGACATCCAgacccatagctcaagtggcagactgagtgaaagatacctcgtttcaagatgccttggtatcgattccctagtgggggtggctaacagtgaagtgtgaactgacaatgggtgtattaacaagctaaccaaaaaaaaaaaaaaaaaagtggtcaaCACCAAAGGAAACGATGAGGATGGGGATGGACGGCATTGTTAGCTTTccgggcccaccaaagttttggatcaggctgatgtttgtgttttcgcTTCGTTGGTACTCACCTTAGGAAGAGGATTATGAAAGGGTTAGATAGcatatagacatcatggtggacggaccccaggaagttttcaatgttggGCATCTCCATtcacactgtttactgtggtgtggcccatctgagttttgaatatgcatgatttttgggctcacatcctaACGTGAGCTGGTGGAACTGATGGACACAGTCCATGTTAGTCTGacgtcgcagtgggccccacatgatttctTTGTTGCACGTGCTCCCTACAATTCGTTGTAGGAAATTCGCTTCCATCTCAACTCCTGGTATGCCACTCTGCTTCTTCTAGTTAAAACATCCGATCCACTTCCTGAGCACCGAAAATCATGACGGTCCATTTGGAAGCTCTCATAGTAGATATGAAATGGGTGCAGCTGATACCAGATTAACACTGCATTCCGCATAGATGACAAACAGTATAAAAAAAATGCAGAAGGATGCTAGAATTCATGGTCTTCTAACAGATAATTCATCATTGTACCATCAGATGAACAGTTCATATATTGCGCATTTGGGCCACGtcggcatgtggggcccacttgtatctCGCATTTGCAGATGCTTGTCTGCCAGACATGAATACCTGATTTCTTCATTCTCCCATACAATGAACAGGTGAACCAATTTAGTTCAAAAATCtgaaaactcaactcaactcaatgttCAACCAGGTCAGGTTTGAGTCGACTCAAAGAATCTACCCGACTCGACCCGATATAATTATTATAAAATGAAATATCAGGAAAGATAGCAAATACTTAAAAAGCTGAGTTTGGTTGCAccatatatcatgaaatttcagggcacttcatgattaatcagtctgatTTGGTGCAAGTTTTAATGatatttaatgaaatttggtacaGCCAAACACCCCCAAAATAGTTATATTTAGTATTTAGCAATATAAAACAGAAAAGTAAATAGCAAcatagcacatatcttgcttggTTTAGAGCATTGTTACCCTTTTGCAGAGGTTTAGGGTTTGAACCTCATCGATCTTCTATTCCTTTTTAATGAACCATTTTCATAAGGTGAGTGGCTCAGTATGAATCATGGGCAGTCAGCGTCAAGTCAACATTATGAGTCTTTCCAAGTGGAGAACGAGTCACATCTGTTGCCAAGCTTTCCGGCACTCGGATCGAAATCTTGTTGATTCAAGTTGATTCAGctgagtttcaagtcgagtcagggAGTTCTAGAAATTAGAACTATACTTGGTACCTTGAAAAGGATCGCATTACCAAAACTCTCCACACGAGCAGACCCCACACTCAAAGTGGTGGAAACGGTAGCCATCTCTCACAATCAGATGCCTGCCAGTGACCCTCGAGACAAATTTCAAATAGGAGTGACAATCGCAGCACGTccggaggtttttaatgatagtcAGCTTGCTTCCCGTCTCAGTAGCCAGCAAACCAAATGCGACAGCTAATCTTTCGCTATGAACTTTCAGTGCATTCTCCTTCTCTTCAGTCTCTAAATCATGCATCACCATATTCGTTTCTGCAGCATACCCAGCTTCTCTAAGCTTCCCATTCAACTCCTCCAACTTCTCATAAATCTCAACGGATCGATGGTGAGATTGGTCACCAACAAGAAAAACATGACTCAGGCCATCAACCTCAATCTTACTCCAACCAGGTTCCTTCACCAATCCTCGGTCATTCATCCATCTTCTCATCTTTGCCGCCTCCTTCCACTTCCCTACAGAGGCATACATATTAGCCATCAATATGTAATTCGCAGTGCTTGAAGGGTCCGACTCAAACAGACGCTTGGCCACGTACTCCCCAAGTTGTATCTTACGATGGGTTCTGCACGCActcagtagtggggcccacgcTCGAGCCTGTGCTTCAATGGGCATCTCTAGAATGGTCTTTAAAGCCAAACTAAAACAGCCGGCCCTACCAAGAAGATCAACTAAGCATGAATAATGTTCCACACTAGGTTTGACGTTGAAATCCCTCTCCATGCTACAAAAATACTTCAATCCTTCTTCTACCAATCCTGAATGGCTACAAGCCAATAACACGCCGGTGAAAATAACGGCATCCGGCTTAATCCCCTCTTCTCCTTGCATCTTCCCGAAGAGAGTGAGAGCTTCTTCACCCTTCCCATGAATTGCGTAAGCATTTATCATGGAGCTCCAAACTGCCAAATCTTTATTTGAAACCCTATTGAAAATCTCTTTTGCTCTTTCTATGCATCCGCACTTGCAGTACATGTGAATCAAGGAGGTCTGAACTCGCAAATCATATTCAAACCCGCTAACCTTAACATACTCTTCGACCCTTTTTCCTATGCCCAATGAACCAAAATACGCACAAGCCGAAAGTACGGTTGTTATTGTAACTTCATTTGGTTGAACGCCTGTCATCAAGAGATTCTCAAAGAGATTCAAAGCTTCATTGGCATGCCCACCATGAACGTAACCGCCAATCATTGATGTCCACAAGAATACACTCTTGGCATGCATCGAATCAAACTTTTTTCGAGCGGATATGAGATCCCCACATTTCGAATACATGCTCACAAGAGAAGTTGCGATAATATCTTCATGATCACAGCCGCTTTTGATTACAAGAGAGTGAATAGAAGAACCGATTGACAACCTTCCTATTTGGGcacaagaggaaacaaggttTACAAATGTGATGGAATCCAAACTAATTCTTTCTTGCTGCATTTGGTTGAAAAGATTGAAAACTTCACCGAAATCACCAATCTTCAGATACCCACCCATGATCGTCGTCCAAGAGACATTCGATTTTTCCTccattgaatcaaataaggaacgTGCAGTGTCAACTATATCGAACCTCAcatacatactcataatcgaatTAGAAAGAAGCAAATCCGAATCACAGCCAAGTTTAAATACACAACCATGAATCGATAAACCTTGTCGAAGAACCGAAACTGATCCACAGCAACCCAACACAAGGCTCACAAACGTGCTTGAATTAGGCTCTATATCTAGAACCTGCATCTGTTTCAAAAGCCAAAACGATTCATCAGTCTGGAATTCTCTGCAGTATGTGGATATTATTGAATTCCAAGAAACCAAGCTCCTaacagtcatttcatcaaacacttggcgggAAGCAGCTAAATTCGAGCATTTTGAATACATATCAATCAAAGCGGTTTGAACAAAGACATCCTGTTGAAAGCCCATTAATAACACATGTCCATGGATTTTCGTGCCATCTCGTAAGGAATTCAGTTTGGCACAGGCCTTTGCAATAAATGGGAAGGTGAAATTATCGCCATGAATTCCAGTTCTGAGCATCGAACAGTAGAGATGGAGAGATTCTGCAAAGAGCCCATCTCTCGTTGAGGCCTGAATCAGCGAATTCCATACAGATAACGGTCTTTTGGTGACTATTTGGCGATTAAATTGCATCGGTTTATAGGCATTTTTTTGTAGTTTTGAGCTGTGAGAGGAAAGCAAGCCCAGGAGAGACTTTTTAACGGCTATCCGTTCATACACCCGTCATAAGAAAGACAAAGTGAGATACTCTgtaagagtgtgatggatgatacgcaggcagttgAAATTGCTTCGAAATTGAATACGTGGCATataagtaatttaaattaaactgtctaaAATGTGGATCTCAGTTTAGATGTGTCTTGAACCAAAAATTACgcctatttgattatctgactttCGGATTGATGGAGATTTATTGGACGGACAAAATGGAAAGTCCAATGATTCTATTTCGATATGCACGTGTCCCCGATTCAGAGGTTAGATTTCTCAACCAATCTTTGATCGTTACGCAGCGAAAGTGGGTTTTCACAAGTTAGCCGGTTTAATTTTTAGGGGCGGGGATTACATACTGaccggttgagtagcgagactcgctacagaagtgacgtcacaaacttctgtgggccccaccatgatgtatgttttatatccacaccgtccattcgtttggagagatcatattaggcataatccaaagaatgagtcagatccaaagatcgagtggacccaccacagaaaacagtggggagagtgacgcccaccattaaaaatttaagggccacaaaagttttcgatcaagctgatatttatgttttcccttctttcatgtcttctttaacatatgaacaggttggatctcaaataaacatcatgggggaccttcggaaggtttaaacggtgggcgtcactctctccactgttttcggtggtggggtccactccagccttggatctgccttattctttgtatcatgccctaaaatgatctatcaaaatgtattgacggtgtggatacagaacaAAAATCATAGTCGGCCcaaataacttggtgacgtcacttcagtagccagcctggctactcaacctgccagtagctaatccgcatccaatTTTTAGCTAAtggatgccacgtgtacaattacTTAGTGCCTCCGTATCAAGCATGTTACGCTGCCAGGGCATCTAATAAGAAGAATTATATGCTACGTGGCCGCTAAATTCAACAGCATACAAAGGGTTTTCAATCATGACAAGTTGGGCCCATGGgacggtaatccagaccattggtctggtgAATCCCCCCCATGTATGAAGAACAAATCTAACGATTAAGATCGCCCTATAGATGAAAAGTTTCAGGCATAATCAATCTTGGGTGGGACACAACAGACCGATGGTCTGGATTACGGAACCTATGACCCCCTGTTGTTATAAACGAAAATACATATATTGGGCCAAGATGCGCGCCAGATCCATACTCATCGACCTGAGGATATGCAAAGCGTACTGTGGTTTTCCGATAATAGAATTGAGGTCCATAGTTTTTTACTGATCCAAACCTGTCAATTTGTGGACGTCGAATGGATAGTAAAGAGGACAAGTACGGCAACTATCCACATTCACCAAGGGGCCTGGTAATCGTGTCTTAGATCTCCAGATTTTTTGGAGATGATCCATCCACCGTGGGTCCCAAgatatgaacggtctagatccatGAACCACCACTGTTCCCGCTTGTACGAACGTTCTGCACATCCTCAGAGCAGTACATGCAGCATAGTTGTTCTCTAGCTCTGTCAAGTGAGACAGCAAGGGAATCCGGACCATTCATGTACTATGCCCCACCTTGGATGACTACACCGAAAAAGGTCTCCCAGAAACGAAGATCCTGACCACTTATCTCTGGAGGGAGCATCTTTAGTGTATCTGGAGACAATTGGTAAGGATGAGTGATGATACAGTAGAGCTGGAAATGGCAGGACAATACCTCCACTGGACACAATACCTCAATGGACAAGAGGTGGTCTGACTCAGTGTACAGGTGGGGACCATCTAGTGAGCGGATAGCCTGATTTTCGATACGGGTAATGGTTGGGCCTATCTTTTTCGGGCGCTGATGTCCTACATGGAGTAAGGATTGCAAGGCGAGACAAGTTCTTcaagcgtgtgtgtgtgtgtgtgtaacaccTTGTGGAACTTGGAAGGATGGAATAtatatgaataaataaaaatgaagtggAATTTCGAAGGATTGTTTGAAGGATGGAAGGATCCATCCGGTGATAAGTTTGTCATAGTGGTGTGTTGGTCAGTTGCATGAATCCTATCTTTCCTATTCATGGCAAGAATTATCATGGTTGCATTGTAAAGTTTAATGACTAGGTGTGGCAGATAGCTATTGATCTTGCTCTTGTCATCACCAACCTAAAGAAGCCCTGGGCTCCTCTACCTCACCAAAACCTAATTCTTCCACTGTAATTTTCCACCAACCAACAGAGGCTCATAGACACATGACAAGACAAACTCTCTCCATGACCAGTCACCTGGAACTTGTCCACCACCATCAACCAGGTGTCCATCTAGCTTgcatttatcatcatcatcttaccCTTTCTTCCAGCAATTTCAAGTTTACTTCTAAACCATAGATTGGCAAAACTTTCGACACCAGCTGACTGCTAGCCATCAGCTTCAttcaatattttttgaaaaatacagCCTCCAAAGTCCAAAGTGCATAAGATTCCCTGTCACACACAAGTACCAGGGAGACCTTTCTCTACCAGAGGCAACTCCAAATATTTTAAATGGAAGGCACTCCCTCCCTGAACATTGGGTTCTGTTTGACAACTACGGAAGATTGGCTTCTTCCAATTGTCTGAAGGTTACAATCTGGCCGGCAGTTTTTGGCCGTAATCATATATATAAACAGAAACGACTATTTGAAAAATCAACTGCACTGAAAAAAACACAAAATGCACAGACATGAACATTAAAGTACTTGAGGAATAAACAAGATGTGTTTCAGTTCTAACTCTTATCATCTGGCTCTATGCAAGCGGCATTCCTTTTTTCATATtcaattaaaatttgaagccAGAATATTTCATCCTGTTGCATTGTCTTCATCTATTACTTCCAGCTTCCAATGATTTCTGGTGCATGCTTTGAGCCAACCAAAAACCCCACATCGAGGACCAACAACATTGGAACAATCCTAGACTTCCAAGTAATGGAAATTTCCAAGCTTGGAATAAAATAGATGGTGGATCTTAGCAGATAATGTATCACCACATCCactaaaagaaaacagaaaatacaaGTAAAAGaatcatcacatgaaaaagaatcaTAGAGTTCAGAATATCTCAGAAAAACAGCATAAAAGCATAGGACCGTTGTCAATGCAGCAATAAGAATTTGGCAAATTGTTTCTCACAAGAAGCCAAGATGAAATCAACAACCAGATTCCATCCAGTCGAAATTTACAAAATTATAGATGTTGCTATGAGAGAAGAGTAATGCATGCTATCAATCATGGATCCTCAGCAATTTAGATACAACATCGCAAGCATGGTATCCTATTCAATACTCATCATTATCACTAGCCTAACATGCACATGGAAATCCTTTTGACTCAGACATGCATAACATTCAAAAGGGAAATTATATTTCCATCCAATGTTTTTTATGCATCCAACCCCATTCCCATTTTTCCGATTTTGGTACTGAGGATAAAGGAACAGAAAGTgccaaggaaaaataaaaaaaggacgTACCAATGGAAGAAGATCCATTGGAGTCGGGGTCAGCAGACAACAATCCACCAACCAAACCAGGAATCACTCATCAGCACCAAAAGTAACACCAAGCTCAACCTGACCTCTGCAACCATGATGGACAGCAACAGCCCGCCACAGCCCACAGGTGGGATATACACTAGACATTCTCGTATTTTCCTCCACAGCTACAATCACGACCTCAAGTGCTATATCACATCCACTTAGCCCTCACCGTCTTTTGCACTTTACAGCTACAATCGCAACCCCAAATGCTATCACATCCCAGTACATGATGCAATGTGAGTCGAAATCCTAACAGCTCAGACTATAAAGATTACATTAAAGAGAAGGTGAAGTCTGACTGAACAACCTACTGGAGAAATAAGCAATTGGACATCTGTTACCCAGTCCCAAACTCACGTTTACATGGCAGGGCCAGCTCAGCATGCCAAGTTTCAGCTTTtgcagcagcatcagcacaaGTGGACAGTAAATCTGGCCCATGGGCAGCACCGGCTACATGTAAAGTCACGTTCCCGTTCCAATCATCTTTTTGGCCATCACAGCACAGCTACTACTATCAGGGCTTACAATTTAAAAATCAATGGCAATCAGATTCCCAATGGGTAGGAGAACATCAGAAGAGAGGTAAATATGAAACTTACCAATCAAGTAACAATGGCAATAAAAAGGTCAACATATTTTCAATCTAGGAACTTGGGCGTGGATTAGACACTCGTTTGCAATCAGCATCAATATGAACATCATCTAGGAAGTATAAACAGCATCAGCAACAATATCATCAGCAGGAAGGAAGACATATTCCTCTGCAACCATCTCCCCTATCAGCCACAATCACTCTTTCTCGAACAGAACTATAAAAGCGCAGGATATGAGTCAAAGCCCTTCTGACCAAATAAAAATTAGAATCCAATAAAAGATCCATAAACTTCAAAAACTCAATTAATAAATACTCTAGGTCTGTCTTAAACTTCCCTATTAATATAACTTCCGGAATCTCAAGTACAAGGATTCTACGAACAACCAATCAGCACAAGGTAGAACGCATTGAGTTTACAAAAAGAAGTTAACCTTGAAAAGGAGTCCTACCAAAAGCAGCATTTAAGTACTTGATGAGAACATGCATTATGCAAAACCGACGCAATCATCCTGCAAAGCCAACAGAGATGCATCTTCCTTCAGGCATCACCAGACAAGGAATCCAGACACTGCCATCAGTCCTAGAAAATGAAAGAGACAGAAAGATAGTGAGAGACAGAGAAAGGACAAAAATCAATGTCAGAAAATAACATGAATGGAAATCATTCCTGGTTGCAAAAGGAAATCGGAAACTTGAATGGAAGTTGAATGCTAAACATACATCGCCATCTGAGTTATGTGGGGACAGACTTCGAGAATGAGCACGCCGATGTCCTCGTGGTGAAACACTTGCTGGAGGAGAAGATCGTTCTTCAACAGGACTGCGCCTATCAGGACTTCGATCACGGGAAGGTGTCCTACGTGGAGATGGGCTCCTTCGAGGGCTAAGACTGCGCCGAGCAGGAGATCCACTATACACCCAAGtatataaataaaacaaaatggaGTGAGTCCAACAATATCATAAGAAACACAGCACCAGCTACATTACAAACATACCTGTCCACCGACCGGCTCCTGCTCTTCTTGGGTTCATCATCCACCCTGCCTTTGCTGCGGCCTTTGTAGTCAGCAGGACTTGCACTTCGGCTCCTGCTTCGACGATGATGATCTCTTTCCCTCCCACGGTTCCTATCACGATCATACCTGTCCCTGCTTCGACTACGACTTCTCCTTCTATTATCTCTCCCCCTGTAATCATCCCGGTACCTGAACATTGAATGCTATCTATCGTCAAATTGACGTGTAAGAAAGTACattcagtttatatatatatatatatatatatatatatatatatatacacacacacacacacacacacacacacacactatactgATTCACCTAGCACGACAAACAAGGTCATGCCATGCATCAAGCTTGATTCACAACTCAATGTTCATCAAATTCAACCATCTTGTAAAACTACCAAATCTAATATCACATTTAACCAGACACGCATGATGCATTACATTCATGTACATAATGTAACATTTGTtactgaaataaaataataacaataataaaatctATATAATTGTAATACGGACAAATTGTGTAATATTTAGTAACAAAAAACAGTTCTGCACACGTTTGCACACAAATGCTCGGTTGAAAGTTAACAgttaataactttttttttttttttttaaaaaggttaatGGAATGAATAATGTACCCAGTATTACAGTAATTGAGATCATTTTTACTTAGAAAACTAGATCGACGTCGAATGGGGGAAAACGATTGGTGTAACCGATCCCAATTAACTGTaat
This window encodes:
- the LOC131242268 gene encoding pentatricopeptide repeat-containing protein At3g12770-like, coding for MQFNRQIVTKRPLSVWNSLIQASTRDGLFAESLHLYCSMLRTGIHGDNFTFPFIAKACAKLNSLRDGTKIHGHVLLMGFQQDVFVQTALIDMYSKCSNLAASRQVFDEMTVRSLVSWNSIISTYCREFQTDESFWLLKQMQVLDIEPNSSTFVSLVLGCCGSVSVLRQGLSIHGCVFKLGCDSDLLLSNSIMSMYVRFDIVDTARSLFDSMEEKSNVSWTTIMGGYLKIGDFGEVFNLFNQMQQERISLDSITFVNLVSSCAQIGRLSIGSSIHSLVIKSGCDHEDIIATSLVSMYSKCGDLISARKKFDSMHAKSVFLWTSMIGGYVHGGHANEALNLFENLLMTGVQPNEVTITTVLSACAYFGSLGIGKRVEEYVKVSGFEYDLRVQTSLIHMYCKCGCIERAKEIFNRVSNKDLAVWSSMINAYAIHGKGEEALTLFGKMQGEEGIKPDAVIFTGVLLACSHSGLVEEGLKYFCSMERDFNVKPSVEHYSCLVDLLGRAGCFSLALKTILEMPIEAQARAWAPLLSACRTHRKIQLGEYVAKRLFESDPSSTANYILMANMYASVGKWKEAAKMRRWMNDRGLVKEPGWSKIEVDGLSHVFLVGDQSHHRSVEIYEKLEELNGKLREAGYAAETNMVMHDLETEEKENALKVHSERLAVAFGLLATETGSKLTIIKNLRTCCDCHSYLKFVSRVTGRHLIVRDGYRFHHFECGVCSCGEFW
- the LOC131242269 gene encoding serine/arginine-rich splicing factor SC35-like, yielding MSHFGRTGPPDIRDTFSLLVLNITFRTTADDLFPLFDKYGKVVDIFIPRDRRTGESRGFAFVRYKYADEAQKAVEKLDGRTVDGRDIMVQFAKYGPNAEPIKKGRVVEMFPKTRGRSRSRSPRPRYRDDYRGRDNRRRSRSRSRDRYDRDRNRGRERDHHRRSRSRSASPADYKGRSKGRVDDEPKKSRSRSVDSGSPARRSLSPRRSPSPRRTPSRDRSPDRRSPVEERSSPPASVSPRGHRRAHSRSLSPHNSDGDD